TGAACTTATTCTGGCCTCCACGTCACCGGCGCGGCGAATGCTTTTGCAAAAACTGGCGCTCCCCTTTACCTGTGCCGCACCTGAAATTGATGAAACACCCCTGACCGGTGAATCGGCCACTGATCTGGTGCTGCGTCTGGCACAGATGAAAGCGCAATCTCTCGCACCCTATTACCCACAGCATTTGATTATTGGCAGTGATCAGGTCTGCATGCTGGACGGAAAAATAACCGGAAAACCACATAATGCAGCGAATGCGCGACAACAGCTGGCGCAGGCCAGTGGACAGGTGGTCACGTTCTACACCGGTCTGGCACTGTATCATTCCGCCAGTGGCCGATTACAGACCCACTGTGAACTGTTTCATGTCCATTTCCTGAGGCTCAGTTCACAACAAATAGACAACTACATTGATAAAGAACAACCGCTGAATTGTGCAGGTAGCTTTAAAAGTGAGGGGTTGGGGATTAGCTTATTCGATCAGCTGGAGGGGCGCGATCCCAACACGCTGGTCGGTTTGCCATTGATCGCGTTGTGTCAGATGCTGCGCCGTGAAAATTGTGACCCGTTGCTAAGGTAAACGGGTGATTCATGACATCACCCGTTTATTTTATGATTGATGACGTAATAATTGCAGGCAGGATTTCATCACATCATCCAGTGGCGCTTCGATACGCATCACCTCACCGGAAGCGGGATGCGTAAACTGCAACGCTAACGCATGCAGGAACAGACGGTTCAGGCTCGTGCCTGCAAGCTGCTTATCAAAGTCACGATCCCCATAGCGATCATCAAATGCAATCGGGTGCCCCACGTATTGTGTATGCACCCGAATCTGATGCGTGCGTCCGGTGACCGGACTACAGCGCACCAGCGTCGCCTGGGGATAACGCACCTCGACTTTAAAGCGCGTCTCTGCAGCCTTTCCTTGCTGACTGACACAAACGATACGCT
The sequence above is drawn from the Enterobacteriaceae bacterium ESL0689 genome and encodes:
- a CDS encoding Maf family protein → MSELILASTSPARRMLLQKLALPFTCAAPEIDETPLTGESATDLVLRLAQMKAQSLAPYYPQHLIIGSDQVCMLDGKITGKPHNAANARQQLAQASGQVVTFYTGLALYHSASGRLQTHCELFHVHFLRLSSQQIDNYIDKEQPLNCAGSFKSEGLGISLFDQLEGRDPNTLVGLPLIALCQMLRRENCDPLLR